Proteins co-encoded in one Capsicum annuum cultivar UCD-10X-F1 chromosome 9, UCD10Xv1.1, whole genome shotgun sequence genomic window:
- the LOC107843113 gene encoding cell division cycle protein 48 homolog produces MTNKAESSDLKGTKKDYSTAILERKKSPNRLVVDEATNDDNSVVSLHPDTMEKLQLFRGDTILIKGKKRRDTICICLADETCDEPKIRMNKVVRNNLRVRLGDVVSVHQCPDVKYGKRVHILPIDDTIEGVTGNLFDVYLKPYFLEAYRPVRKGDLFLVRGGMRSVEFKVIETDPAEYCVVAPDTEIFCDGEPVNREDENRLDEVGYDDVGGVRKQMAQIRELVELPLRHPQLFKSIGVKPPKGILLYGPPGSGKTLIARAVANETGAFFFCINGPEIMSKMAGESESNLRKAFEEAEKNAPSIIFIDEIDSIAPKREKTHGEVERRIVSQLLTLMDGLKSRAHVIVMGATNRPNSIDPALRRFGRFDREIDIGVPDEVGRLEVLRIHTKNMKLAEDVDLERIGKDTHGYVGADLAALCTEAALQCIREKMDVIDLEDESIDAEILNSMAVTNEHFATALATSNPSALRETVVEVPNVSWEDIGGLENVKRELQETVQYPVEHPEKFEKFGMSPSKGVLFYGPPGCGKTLLAKAIANECQANFISIKGPELLTMWFGESEANVREIFDKARASAPCVLFFDELDSIATQRGSSVGDSGGADRVLNQLLTEMDGMNAKKTVFIIGATNRPDIIDPALLRPGRLDQLIYIPLPDEDSRYQIFKACLRKSPLSKNIDLRALAKYTQGFSGADITEICQRTCKYAIRENIEKDIERERRRRDNPEAMEEDIDDEVSEIKPSHFEESMKYARRSVSDADIRKYQAFAQTLQQSRGFGSEFRFADASTGATTGTAADPFATSAGDADEDDLYS; encoded by the exons aTGACTAACAAAGCTGAATCCTCTGATTT gaaGGGGACTAAGAAGGATTATAGTACAGCAATTTTGGAGAGGAAGAAGTCTCCTAATCGTCTTGTTGTTGATGAAGCAACCAATGATGATAATTCTGTTGTTTCGCTTCATCCTGATACCATGGAAAAGCTTCAGCTTTTTCGTGGTGACACAATCTTGATAAAG GGAAAGAAAAGAAGAGATACAATCTGCATTTGCCTTGCTGATGAGACATGTGATGAACCAAAGATTAGGATGAACAAGGTTGTCAGAAACAACCTTAGGGTTCGTCTTGGTGATGTTGTCTCTGTGCATCAATGTCCTGATGTCAAATATGGTAAACGTGTGCACATTCTTCCCATTGACGACACCATTGAAGGGGTTACCGGAAATTTATTTGATGTTTACTTGAAAC CCTACTTCCTTGAAGCATATCGACCTGTGAGGAAGGGTGATCTATTTCTTGTAAGAGGAGGAATGAGAAGTGTAGAATTCAAGGTTATTGAGACTGATCCAGCTGAATATTGTGTTGTCGCTCCAGATACTGAAATATTCTGTGACGGTGAACCTGTGAACAGAGAAGATGAGAATCGGCTAGATGAGGTCGGTTATGATGATGTTGGTGGCGTGCGTAAACAAATGGCACAGATCCGCGAGCTTGTTGAGCTTCCGTTGAGGCATCCACAGCTCTTCAAATCTATCGGTGTGAAACCTCCCAAAGGAATTCTCTTGTATGGACCTCCTGGATCAGGGAAGACATTGATAGCTCGGGCGGTTGCTAATGAGACTGGTGCGTTCTTCTTTTGTATTAACGGGCCAGAGATCATGTCCAAAATGGCTGGAGAAAGTGAAAGCAATCTCAGGAAAGCATTTGAGGAAGCCGAAAAGAATGCACCTTCAattatctttattgatgaaattGACTCAATAGCTCCTAAACGCGAGAAGACACATGGAGAGGTTGAGAGAAGGATTGTTTCTCAGCTCTTGACTCTGATGGATGGTCTCAAATCACGTGCCCACGTAATTGTGATGGGTGCCACTAATCGGCCTAATAGTATTGACCCTGCCCTAAGAAGGTTTGGCAGGTTCGATAGGGAGATAGATATTGGTGTGCCAGATGAAGTCGGGCGCCTTGAGGTGCTTCGTATCCATACAAAGAACATGAAGCTTGCCGAAGAT GTTGATTTGGAAAGAATTGGCAAAGACACTCATGGTTATGTTGGTGCGGATTTGGCAGCTTTGTGTACCGAGGCTGCACTTCAATGCATCAGAGAGAAGATGGATGTGATTGATTTGGAAGATGAATCTATCGATGCAGAGATATTGAATTCCATGGCTGTGACTAATGAGCATTTCGCAACTGCCCTTGCGACAAGCAATCCATCTGCCCTGCGTGAAACT GTTGTTGAAGTTCCTAATGTCTCTTGGGAGGACATTGGAGGCCTTGAGAATGTCAAGCGTGAGCTTCAAGAG ACTGTTCAATATCCAGTGGAACATCCCGAGAAGTTCGAGAAGTTTGGTATGTCTCCGTCAAAGGGTGTTCTCTTCTACGGGCCACCTGGATGTGGGAAAACATTGCTGGCGAAGGCTATTGCAAATGAATGCCAAGCCAATTTTATTAGTATCAAGGGTCCAGAATTGCTTACCATGTGGTTCGGAGAGAGTGAAGCCAATGTTAGGGAGATATTCGACAAGGCTCGAGCTTCTGCACCTTGTGTACTGTTTTTCGATGAGTTGGACTCAATTGCTACTCAG AGGGGAAGTAGCGTTGGAGATTCCGGAGGTGCCGATAGAGTTCTGAATCAACTTCTCACTGAAATGGATGGTATGAATGCCAAGAAGACTGTTTTCATCATTGGTGCCACCAACAGGCCTGACATTATTGATCCTGCACTTCTACGTCCTGGTCGGCTTGACCAATTGATCTACATTCCTCTCCCTGACGAGGACTCTCGctatcaaattttcaaggcatgcTTGCGGAAATCACCCCTTTCTAAGAATATAGATCTAAGAGCTCTTGCAAAATACACGCAAGGGTTCAGCGGCGCTGACATTACAGAGATCTGCCAACGTACATGCAAATATGCTATTCGGGAGAACATTGAGAAA GATATCGAGAGGGAGAGAAGGAGAAGGGATAATCCGGAAGCCATGGAGGAAGACATTGACGATGAGGTATCTGAGATCAAGCCCTCTCACTTTGAGGAATCGATGAAGTACGCTAGGAGGAGTGTCAGTGATGCTGATATCCGCAAGTACCAGGCGTTTGCTCAGACGTTACAGCAGTCCCGAGGCTTTGGTTCTGAGTTCCGGTTCGCGGATGCTAGCACGGGTGCCACCACCGGAACTGCTGCCGATCCCTTCGCAACTTCTGCTGGTGATGCAGATGAAGATGATCTCTATAGCTAG
- the LOC107842244 gene encoding 39S ribosomal protein L41-A, mitochondrial-like — MALGLLLGIGRTFRKKSTACLDILTAKRGPRNYYKGKNCKPTGFHTHKGGYVLVQEKLPSYVVPELTGCQLKPYVSQCAKQSKTTETAV, encoded by the exons atggCACTGGGATTGTTACTGGGAATAGGAAGAACTTTCAGAAAGAAGAGCACAGCTTGTCTTGACATTCTTACTGCTAAAAGGGGTCCAAGAAATTACTACAAAGGAAAAAATTGCAAACCAACTGGTTTTCATACTCATAAAG GTGGTTATGTTCTTGTGCAAGAAAAATTACCAAGTTATGTAGTTCCAGAATTGACAGGTTGTCAG CTGAAGCCATATGTATCTCAGTGTGcaaaacaaagtaaaactacAGAGACTGCAGTTTGA